The proteins below are encoded in one region of Haladaptatus sp. R4:
- a CDS encoding TrkH family potassium uptake protein, translating into MVRRNTVAGVPAHLATILRDVGALVLIQAVMMTFTVVVALAFREWYVALAFLLSGGITAGMGGAARRLFEDAPDPVMKHGMVIAAGGWFATAVFGGLPLFLAAHLTPVSVMNTYVPVGAEYQPIQVGGATTMSSLAYFQNPLHALFESMSGWTGSGLTMAVHEPSLPRAVQWWRSFIQWVGGVGVIVLTTAILARPGSGSYALYRAEAREERIHPSIIHTVQTVWRIFLLYTAISVSALFLAILVAKPELPLFDVFWQALNEAMTALSTGGFSVTDNSIQSYDSPLVEGVLLPIMTLGAIAFPIHYVMLRNRDAKPLISDTQTRWLFILYAVGILGLSIQNIVALPTASEAFGAVGWIGLGNLGVSPTAADAARDATFQFVSALTCTGFQSSDIGKWSAGGKLILSAAMVLGGAAGSTVGGIKIIRGYMISKGIQWEFTRVFLPSSAVVNVRIGDRVLKRDQMFEEFSEASIVSMLWIILLISGSLVLVNVAPGHGYADSLFEVASAQGNVGLSTGIVGPTMSSLGEGMLVLNMWVGRLEIIPVLVFLRSAVLGLNP; encoded by the coding sequence ATGGTTCGACGCAATACGGTCGCGGGCGTTCCGGCACACCTCGCAACCATCCTTCGGGACGTGGGTGCACTCGTCCTGATACAGGCCGTGATGATGACGTTCACCGTCGTCGTCGCGCTGGCGTTTCGGGAGTGGTACGTGGCGCTCGCGTTCCTGCTTTCCGGGGGAATCACGGCCGGAATGGGGGGTGCGGCCCGGAGGCTCTTCGAGGACGCACCCGATCCGGTGATGAAACACGGGATGGTCATCGCCGCCGGAGGGTGGTTCGCCACCGCGGTGTTCGGTGGATTGCCGCTGTTTCTCGCCGCACACCTCACGCCGGTTTCGGTGATGAACACCTACGTTCCGGTCGGGGCGGAGTATCAACCGATCCAGGTCGGCGGCGCGACCACGATGTCGAGCCTCGCGTACTTCCAAAACCCGCTTCACGCGCTGTTCGAGAGCATGTCCGGGTGGACGGGGAGCGGCCTGACGATGGCGGTACACGAACCGTCGTTGCCGCGTGCCGTCCAGTGGTGGCGGTCGTTCATCCAGTGGGTCGGCGGCGTCGGCGTTATCGTCCTCACGACCGCAATCCTCGCCCGACCCGGGAGCGGGAGCTACGCGCTCTACCGGGCGGAAGCACGGGAGGAGCGGATTCATCCGAGCATCATCCACACCGTCCAGACCGTGTGGCGTATCTTCCTGCTCTACACCGCGATTTCCGTGTCGGCGCTGTTTCTCGCCATCCTCGTCGCAAAGCCGGAGTTACCGCTGTTCGACGTCTTCTGGCAGGCGCTCAACGAGGCGATGACCGCGCTTTCGACGGGCGGGTTCAGCGTGACGGACAACTCCATCCAGTCCTACGATTCGCCGCTGGTCGAAGGGGTGTTGCTCCCCATCATGACGCTCGGCGCAATCGCGTTCCCGATTCACTACGTCATGCTTCGGAACAGGGACGCGAAACCGCTGATTTCGGACACCCAGACGCGCTGGCTGTTCATCCTCTACGCCGTCGGCATCCTCGGTCTCTCCATCCAGAACATCGTCGCACTCCCAACCGCGAGCGAGGCGTTCGGCGCGGTCGGTTGGATCGGACTCGGAAATCTCGGAGTGTCGCCGACGGCGGCCGACGCGGCCCGCGATGCGACGTTTCAGTTCGTGAGCGCGCTGACCTGCACCGGCTTTCAGTCCTCTGATATCGGGAAGTGGAGCGCCGGTGGGAAACTCATCCTCAGCGCGGCGATGGTGCTCGGCGGGGCCGCCGGGAGCACGGTCGGCGGCATCAAAATCATCCGTGGCTACATGATAAGCAAAGGGATTCAGTGGGAGTTCACCCGTGTCTTCCTCCCGTCTTCGGCCGTCGTCAACGTCCGAATCGGGGACCGCGTGCTCAAGCGAGACCAGATGTTCGAGGAGTTCAGCGAGGCGTCAATCGTGAGTATGCTGTGGATAATCCTGCTCATCTCGGGGAGCCTCGTTCTCGTCAACGTCGCGCCGGGGCACGGTTACGCGGACTCGTTGTTCGAAGTCGCCAGCGCACAGGGGAACGTCGGACTCTCGACCGGAATCGTCGGCCCGACGATGTCGTCGCTCGGCGAGGGGATGCTCGTTCTTAACATGTGGGTCGGTCGTCTGGAGATAATCCCGGTTCTCGTATTTCTCCGCTCGGCCGTCCTCGGACTTAACCCCTAA
- a CDS encoding TrkA family potassium uptake protein, with translation MYLIIVGAGDIGSQLIGIATQDNNDVVVIEKDAERAERASVEFDCLVLHNDATILDTLEEAGANRADALISTTDQDATNIMVCLLGQELEIPSLVSVVHNTEHMSIFRQLGVNVIENPQRLIANYLYRAVKRPSIKDYMKVGKTAEVFEITVDSYAPIAGLTLSEAADDGLFDEGMLVVAIDRENEVITPRGNTKIEGGDVVTVFSENGATPKVTDIFGHYEDHG, from the coding sequence ATGTATCTCATCATCGTCGGCGCGGGCGATATCGGCTCGCAACTCATCGGCATTGCGACACAGGACAACAACGACGTGGTGGTAATCGAAAAGGACGCCGAGCGGGCGGAACGCGCGTCGGTGGAGTTCGACTGTCTCGTCCTCCACAACGACGCGACGATTCTCGACACGTTGGAGGAAGCGGGGGCGAACCGCGCGGACGCGCTCATCAGTACGACGGACCAGGACGCGACGAACATCATGGTCTGCCTGCTGGGACAGGAACTGGAAATCCCGTCGCTCGTCTCGGTGGTGCACAACACCGAGCACATGAGCATCTTCCGCCAACTCGGCGTGAACGTCATCGAGAACCCGCAACGACTCATCGCGAACTACCTCTATCGGGCGGTCAAACGCCCGTCCATCAAGGATTACATGAAGGTCGGAAAGACGGCCGAGGTGTTCGAAATCACGGTCGATTCCTACGCCCCCATCGCCGGTCTCACGCTGTCGGAAGCGGCGGACGACGGGTTGTTCGACGAGGGAATGCTCGTCGTCGCTATCGACCGCGAGAACGAGGTCATCACGCCCCGCGGAAACACGAAAATAGAGGGCGGAGACGTGGTCACCGTCTTCTCCGAAAACGGTGCGACGCCGAAAGTGACCGACATCTTCGGTCACTACGAGGATCACGGCTGA
- a CDS encoding HIT domain-containing protein produces the protein MKQVFAPWRMEWVERDSDEEFDGCVFCEFPRRENAREHLVVARNDRAFVMLNNYPYNPGHAMVIPDVHESDYANLDDETLLGHAHLKQRTFDAMEAAFGPDGFNAGLNIGEGSGGSIDHLHTHVVPRWSGDTNFMPVISDTKVIVEGLDDTYEKLHAAFAEQEGATVPNPDAAVSFEE, from the coding sequence ATGAAACAGGTCTTCGCACCGTGGCGGATGGAGTGGGTCGAGCGCGATAGCGACGAGGAGTTCGACGGCTGTGTTTTCTGCGAGTTCCCGCGTCGGGAGAACGCGCGGGAACATCTTGTCGTCGCGCGCAACGACCGCGCGTTCGTCATGCTCAACAACTACCCGTACAACCCGGGGCACGCGATGGTGATTCCGGACGTGCACGAGAGCGACTACGCGAACCTCGACGACGAAACACTGCTCGGCCACGCACACCTGAAACAGCGGACGTTCGACGCGATGGAGGCCGCGTTCGGGCCGGACGGCTTCAACGCCGGACTGAACATCGGCGAGGGGAGCGGCGGGTCCATCGACCACCTGCACACGCACGTCGTCCCGCGCTGGAGCGGCGACACGAACTTCATGCCCGTCATCTCGGACACGAAAGTCATCGTGGAGGGGCTCGATGACACCTACGAGAAACTGCACGCCGCGTTCGCCGAACAGGAGGGTGCGACCGTGCCGAACCCGGACGCGGCGGTTTCGTTCGAGGAGTGA
- a CDS encoding cation diffusion facilitator family transporter — MNRAGAIRTAGAIILTANLLLAVAKGAVWFQTGSLAVGSEAINSLSDAIYSVVVLAGLYLTTQPPDFEHPHGHERIEPFVSLFVALGVFAAGGLVLWRAGTSILSGDITTTTSVLAVVVLAGTGVVKYGLYRYCLRVGEAVNSPAVVAAGLDNRNDILTATAALVGVLGARIGLPVLDPLAAGVVSFGILYTGWEIVRDNVDYLVGRAPPEDLRAIIVQRALSHPDVEGVHDVVAHYVGPEIDVSMHIEVEGDRTLIEAHDIETDLMNSIRNIPNVDDVFIHIDPKELGEWKSDAEADRLAETPVGDEEGRTDGSSSQ, encoded by the coding sequence ATGAATCGGGCGGGGGCTATTCGAACGGCGGGAGCCATCATCCTCACGGCGAACCTCCTCTTAGCCGTCGCCAAAGGAGCCGTCTGGTTCCAGACCGGGAGTCTCGCGGTCGGTTCGGAGGCCATCAACAGCCTCTCGGATGCGATTTACAGCGTCGTCGTTCTCGCCGGATTGTACCTGACGACACAGCCGCCGGACTTCGAGCACCCGCACGGGCACGAGCGAATCGAGCCGTTCGTCTCGCTGTTCGTCGCGCTCGGGGTGTTCGCGGCGGGCGGGTTGGTGCTGTGGCGGGCCGGAACCTCGATCCTCTCCGGCGACATCACGACGACGACGAGCGTTCTCGCGGTCGTCGTCCTCGCCGGTACGGGCGTCGTGAAATACGGACTCTATCGCTACTGCCTGCGAGTCGGTGAGGCGGTCAACTCGCCCGCGGTGGTCGCGGCCGGGTTGGACAACCGAAACGACATCCTGACCGCCACGGCGGCCCTCGTCGGTGTGCTCGGCGCTCGGATCGGGCTTCCCGTCCTCGACCCCCTCGCGGCGGGCGTGGTCTCGTTCGGGATTCTGTACACCGGCTGGGAAATCGTCCGCGACAACGTGGACTACCTGGTCGGCCGCGCACCGCCGGAGGACCTCCGTGCGATCATCGTCCAACGCGCGCTCTCACATCCGGACGTCGAGGGCGTGCACGACGTCGTCGCCCACTACGTCGGCCCGGAAATCGACGTGAGCATGCACATCGAGGTGGAAGGCGACCGGACGCTCATCGAAGCCCACGACATCGAAACCGACCTGATGAACAGCATTCGGAACATTCCAAACGTGGACGACGTTTTCATCCATATCGACCCGAAGGAACTCGGCGAATGGAAATCGGACGCCGAGGCCGACAGGTTGGCGGAGACGCCGGTCGGCGACGAGGAGGGGCGAACGGATGGGTCATCATCGCAATAA
- a CDS encoding plastocyanin/azurin family copper-binding protein, translating to MTPSLSRRMLLKATGTTVVSATLAGCSSSQPEPDETPADTTVIVGANGNYRFDPENLTITAGTTVAWEWKSNRHNIVVNKQPKDANWEGTPGGKGKLYHDGYRYTHSFDVPGYYHYYCNPHRSIGMVGSVTVKESSKNGGTKTNETDGGSGKTTTGSKATTTSGETTTTTGNGN from the coding sequence ATGACTCCCTCTCTTAGCAGGCGGATGCTACTGAAGGCGACCGGAACGACGGTCGTCAGCGCGACGCTCGCTGGCTGTTCGAGCAGCCAGCCCGAGCCGGACGAGACTCCTGCGGACACGACTGTGATAGTCGGTGCGAACGGCAACTACCGATTCGACCCCGAGAACCTCACCATCACCGCCGGAACGACGGTCGCGTGGGAGTGGAAATCGAACAGACACAACATCGTCGTCAACAAGCAACCCAAGGACGCGAACTGGGAGGGGACGCCCGGCGGGAAGGGCAAACTGTACCACGACGGCTATCGCTACACCCATTCGTTCGACGTTCCCGGCTACTACCACTACTACTGCAACCCCCACCGTTCCATCGGGATGGTCGGCTCCGTGACGGTGAAGGAGAGTTCGAAAAACGGCGGGACGAAAACCAACGAAACGGACGGCGGTAGCGGGAAGACGACGACGGGAAGCAAAGCGACGACGACGTCCGGAGAGACGACGACAACGACCGGAAACGGGAACTGA
- a CDS encoding tRNA (N(6)-L-threonylcarbamoyladenosine(37)-C(2))-methylthiotransferase, which produces MARYHIETYGCTSNRGESRQIESALRDAGHYRVEGPEGADVAIMNTCTVVEKTERNMVRRAKELQSETADLIITGCMALAQGEEFRTEGVDAQILHWDDVPTAVTNGECPTPGPGVEPVLDGVVGILPIARGCMSNCSYCITKHATGRIESPSVEENVEKARALVHAGAKELRITGQDTGVYGWDQGERKLHVLLDRICNEIEGDFRVRVGMANPKGVHGIREELAQVFAENDELYNFIHAPVQSGSNDVLGDMRRQHQVEEYVEIVETFDEYLDYWTLSTDFIVGFPTETDEDHEQSMALLRETRPEKLNVTRFSKRPGTDAADMKGLGGTIKKERSKAMSELKMDIVGAAYDDMVGTEKRVMVVEEGTGDSVKCRDGAYRQIIVQHASEHGIEPGDFLDVEITSHQTVYAFGKPV; this is translated from the coding sequence ATGGCCCGGTATCACATCGAAACCTACGGATGCACCTCGAACCGAGGTGAGAGTCGCCAGATAGAGTCCGCGCTGCGCGACGCTGGCCACTACCGCGTCGAGGGACCAGAGGGTGCGGACGTCGCTATCATGAACACCTGCACCGTCGTCGAGAAGACGGAGCGGAACATGGTTCGCCGGGCCAAAGAACTGCAATCGGAGACGGCGGATCTCATCATCACAGGCTGTATGGCGCTCGCACAGGGCGAGGAGTTCAGAACCGAGGGCGTGGACGCTCAAATCCTCCACTGGGACGACGTGCCCACGGCCGTCACGAACGGCGAATGTCCGACCCCCGGCCCCGGCGTCGAACCCGTGTTGGACGGCGTCGTCGGCATCCTCCCCATCGCCCGCGGGTGCATGTCGAACTGCTCGTACTGCATCACGAAGCACGCGACGGGCAGAATCGAGTCGCCGTCCGTCGAGGAGAACGTCGAGAAGGCCCGGGCGCTCGTCCACGCGGGCGCGAAGGAACTCCGGATCACCGGACAGGACACCGGCGTCTACGGATGGGACCAAGGCGAGCGGAAACTCCACGTCCTGCTCGACCGCATCTGCAACGAGATAGAGGGCGACTTCCGGGTTCGGGTCGGCATGGCCAACCCGAAGGGCGTTCACGGCATCCGCGAAGAACTCGCACAGGTGTTCGCCGAGAACGACGAACTGTACAACTTCATCCACGCGCCGGTGCAGTCCGGGTCGAACGACGTGCTCGGCGACATGCGCCGTCAGCATCAGGTCGAGGAGTACGTCGAAATCGTCGAGACGTTCGACGAGTATCTGGACTACTGGACGCTCTCGACGGACTTCATCGTCGGGTTCCCCACCGAAACCGACGAGGACCACGAACAGAGCATGGCGCTCCTGCGAGAAACGCGCCCCGAGAAGCTCAACGTCACCCGGTTCTCCAAGCGGCCGGGGACCGACGCCGCGGACATGAAGGGTCTCGGCGGGACGATCAAGAAGGAGCGCTCCAAGGCGATGTCCGAACTCAAGATGGACATCGTCGGCGCGGCCTACGACGACATGGTCGGCACCGAAAAGCGCGTGATGGTCGTGGAGGAAGGCACCGGCGACTCCGTGAAATGCCGGGACGGAGCCTACCGACAGATCATCGTCCAGCACGCCTCCGAGCACGGCATCGAACCCGGCGACTTCCTCGACGTGGAGATCACCAGCCACCAGACCGTCTACGCGTTCGGCAAACCGGTCTGA
- the deoC gene encoding deoxyribose-phosphate aldolase: protein MNEAELAEKIDHTVLGPETTLSDVEKVMNEAEEYGMNACIPPCYLAEAAEYQPDVTLATVVGFPHGQHATDAKREEAVVAWDDGADELDMVINVGRLKAGEHDAVRADIEDVVAAVPVPVKVIIETALLTDEEKHDACRLAKEADAAFVKTSTGFADGGAEVEDVELMAEYLPVKASGGIGDYEKAKAMLDAGAERIGASSGVEIVEDFRG, encoded by the coding sequence ATGAACGAAGCCGAACTCGCGGAAAAAATCGATCACACGGTGTTGGGACCGGAGACGACCCTCTCGGACGTGGAGAAGGTGATGAACGAAGCGGAGGAGTACGGAATGAACGCCTGTATTCCGCCGTGCTACCTCGCCGAGGCGGCCGAATATCAACCGGACGTGACGCTCGCGACGGTCGTCGGGTTCCCGCACGGGCAGCACGCGACGGACGCGAAGCGCGAGGAAGCGGTGGTCGCGTGGGACGACGGCGCGGACGAACTGGACATGGTCATCAACGTCGGACGACTGAAGGCGGGCGAACACGACGCGGTGCGGGCGGATATCGAGGACGTCGTCGCCGCCGTGCCGGTCCCGGTGAAGGTCATCATCGAGACGGCGCTCCTCACCGACGAGGAGAAACACGACGCCTGCCGGTTGGCGAAGGAGGCCGACGCGGCGTTCGTCAAGACCTCGACCGGGTTCGCCGACGGCGGCGCTGAAGTCGAGGACGTGGAACTGATGGCGGAGTACCTGCCGGTCAAAGCCAGCGGCGGTATCGGCGACTACGAAAAAGCGAAGGCCATGCTCGACGCCGGTGCGGAGCGCATCGGCGCGAGCAGCGGCGTGGAAATCGTCGAGGATTTCCGCGGATAG